One Mytilus trossulus isolate FHL-02 unplaced genomic scaffold, PNRI_Mtr1.1.1.hap1 h1tg000373l__unscaffolded, whole genome shotgun sequence genomic region harbors:
- the LOC134702022 gene encoding fibroblast growth factor receptor-like 1 — protein sequence MMVGFTFNVFMLCCTFVIATHGISITKYAELEMTKACIGQGAMLFCDVSGDPLPDYEWFKDGVKLEHGGRFNIRRHPSGSSRVIIVNLKDSDSGVYVCKASNSAGTETSSGRLSFTTANSNSDHNPVPL from the exons ATGATGGTTGGTTTCACGTTTAATGTGTTCATGTTATGTTGTACGTTTGTGATTGCAACTCATG GTATATCAATTACAAAGTATGCGGAGTTAGAAATGACCAAAGCCTGTATTGGACAAGGTGCAATGTTGTTTTGTGACGTAAGTGGAGACCCATTGCCTGATTATGAATGGTTTAAAGATGGAGTCAAACTAGAACATGGTGGTCGTTTTAACATCAGACGACATCCATCTGGATCATCAAG GGTGATAATAGTAAACTTGAAAGATTCTGATAGTGGAGTGTATGTATGTAAGGCTTCTAATTCGGCGGGGACAGAAACCAGTAGTGGAAGGCTAAGTTTTACTACAG CAAATTCTAATTCAGACCATAATCCTGTGCCATTATGA
- the LOC134702023 gene encoding uncharacterized protein LOC134702023 yields the protein MALSLTVEETNFLRLVALTIGVAPRAVRCYFDGVLHPNNLQTTLLNQQKTIDDLRYRKKVLTSVQYNTLFHSGSAVTSKNFDITLMICLLRNISGIAPPVTGYDTLPSPTDISKGADLSRIKHYRNKIAHSTDSKMLTQEFEDAWNDVSTAIGRLGGSVFQQECFSLKSSNLDSECYKDILLNIRHFQDEVSHTMANMIEALTKKTTDMENILQDTIPQNIRALYNNEISKWKQEDSKFVSTKQSKQILDYFDTEVFLTITGNSGVGKSFTTKHVALHMLSNGYDVLPVRKPFDILKFVSQNAKIVFVFDDVCGKTHLLHNEMEDWERYSDEIANCILGKDVKILCNCRLQIFQSKEFESLQLLRKCQINLLTSEFTLSEKRLIASKYVSEEVLKELSDECIKLYDCFPLLCRMSKTWEASKALSFLLNPLSVFENELEQMKRREKLNFCALLLVTIFNNNFDNGLLTDDIDINDRKTLDDIIEECGETRGTSRVLIKDHLDTLIGVYLMFEDNSYRFTNERLFEMTFTFMAKTFLKFMIKHCKVSMLCDKFGLECLDEGRQHYHFFVPSHFENYFFERLLKEADTYNFLDIFDCKQMTDTKYRAQFLAFCKTFDSEEINRIMELSYFGINLLHLISKRGYIDFAAFCLGKGVDINKYDDIGMTPLHKACKYENVNLVVFLLKAGVSVNSYKSRGFTALFGACMSGKIHVVKHLLENRADPDLCSGRRLIPLLLVSEKGYFEIAKLLIQFGADINQQDIMGFTALHHACIKGHEKIVELLLENGANVDKSSDDGETPLHFACASSSKNVMQLLVAKRANLLALSRKSGLSPLRLLYRDQRDSLIILLQTATLNDDINPILLYALEENDQDLLEIIMEIDLEINRYLKSGKSALHIACQNGDLEIANVLIENKANVNIYTKQGETVMQLSCLSKNCDLVKLLITKGANIVDYKQSIVLPSPLHIGCLLNNYEMCSIFLQKDICIDVNASEKLTLHAAYSIRSPEYINSLLTKVGQWHDTCVTPLEIACFEQNLDIMELLLNSGAEPNSCFETESFPLSVACIFKNENMVEVLLNNHSNVNTATCIDDVCLTIFQCEMAVDIIEIIAYKRFNYLNIPEFPISALHIASICNNENIVKMLLDSKARINLKCSVNPVMLQILANNCQSTYRPEIAFNKYFNCSIIHDILPLHIACLMGNDNIVEMLLLQSNIANLPNYIDSPILINTD from the exons ATGGCTCTCTCACTTACGGTAGAAGAAACAAACTTCCTTCGCTTGGTTGCGTTGACCATTGGTGTTGCCCCAAGAGCTGTTCGTTGCTATTTTGACGGAGTCTTACATCCAAACAATCTTCAAACTACACTACTGAATCAACAAAAGACAATAGATGATTTAAGATATCGCAAAAAAGTTCTAACATCAGTTCAGTACAACACATTATTTCATTCGG GATCTGCAGTTACATCTAAGAACTTCGACATTACATTAATGATATGCCTTCTGAGGAATATAAGTGGAATAGCTCCCCCCGTCACAGGATATGATACCCTTCCATCACCAACTGATATAAGCAAAGGAGCTGATTTATCTCGCATCAAACATTACAGAAATAAAATAGCGCATTCAACAGACTCAAAAATGCTGACACAAGAATTTGAAGATGCTTGGAATGATGTTAGCACG GCAATAGGAAGACTTGGTGGTAGCGTTTTTCAGCAagaatgtttttctttaaaaagttcCAATTTAGACAGTGAATGTTATAAAGacattttgttgaatattcGCCATTTCCAAGATGAAGTATCGCATACCATGGCAAATATGATTGAAGCCTTGACAAAAAAGACAACTGACATGGAAAACATTTTGCAAGACACAATTCCTCAAAACATTAGAG CTCTTTACAACAACGAAATTTCGAAGTGGAAGCAGGAGGATTCTAAATTTGTTTcaacaaaacaatcaaaacaaatattggaTTATTTCGACACTGAAGTGTTTTTGACTATCACGGGTAATTCTGGAGTTGGAAAATCGTTTACAACAAAGCATGTAGCATTACATATGCTTTCAAACGGATATGATGTTTTGCCTGTTAGAAAACCATTcgatattttaaagtttgtctCGCAAAATGCGAAAATTGTGTTTGTGTTTGACGATGTTTGCGGAAAGACCCATTTATTACACAACGAGATGGAAGATTGGGAAAGATATTCTGACGAAATTGCAAATTGTATACTCGGAAAAGATGTAAAAATATTGTGTAATTGTAGGTTACAAATATTTCAGAGTAAAGAATTCGAGTCATTGCAACTGTTGAGAAAGTGCCAAATTAATCTTCTGACCAGTGAATTTACACTTTCTGAAAAACGTTTGATTGCATCAAAATATGTATCCGAAGAGGTTTTGAAGGAATTATCTGATGAATGCATCAAACTTTATGATTGCTTTCCTTTATTATGTAGAATGTCCAAAACATGGGAGGCGAGTAAAGcgttatcttttttattaaacCCATTAAgtgtttttgaaaatgaattagaACAGATGAAAAGAAGAGAGAAACTAAATTTTTGTGCTTTACTTCTTGTGACTATTTTTAACAACAATTTTGATAATGGATTGCTCACTGATGACATAGATATAAACGATCGTAAAACATTAGATGATATAATAGAAGAATGCGGGGAAACACGAGGTACCTCAAGAGTTTTAATTAAAGATCATTTAGACACATTGATTGGAGTTTATTTAATGTTCGAAGACAATTCTTACCGATTTACAAATGAAAGGTTATTTGAAATGACATTTACTTTTATGGCTAAAACATTCTTGAAATTCATGATCAAGCATTGTAAAGTATCAATGCTTtgtgataaatttggtcttgaGTGTTTAGATGAAGGCCGGCAGCATTATCATTTTTTCGTGCCTAGTCATTTTGAGAACTACTTCTTTGAACGGTTATTAAAGGAAGCAGATACTTATAATTTCCTTGATATTTTCGATTGCAAACAAATGACTGATACAAAATACAGAGCACAATTCCTtgcattttgtaaaacatttgattCTGAAGAAATAAATAGGATAATGGAATTATCCTACTTTGGTATTAACCTCCTTCATCTTATATCGAAACGTGGGTACATCGATTTTGCTGCATTCTGTTTAGGGAAAGGCgttgatataaataaatatgatgacATAGGAATGACCCCATTACATAAGGCGTGCAagtatgaaaatgtaaatttagtCGTTTTTTTGTTGAAAGCGGGCGTGAGTGTAAATTCATACAAATCGAGAGGATTTACTGCATTATTTGGAGCATGCATGTCTGGAAAAATACATGTTGTAAAACATCTTTTAGAGAATCGAGCAGACCCGGATTTGTGCAGTGGCAGGCGTTTGATACCATTATTGCTAGTTAGTGAAAAAGGCTATTTTGAAATAGCAAAACTTTTAATACAATTCGGGGCAGATATAAATCAACAAGATATTATGGGTTTTACAGCTCTTCATCACGCTTGCATTAAAGGACATGAAAAAATAGTCGAACTTTTATTAGAAAACGGAGCAAATGTTGACAAAAGTTCCGATGATGGTGAAACACCGTTACATTTCGCTTGTGCTTCATCTTCTAAAAACGTAATGCAGTTGCTTGTTGCAAAGAGGGCTAACTTATTAGCTTTATCACGAAAGAGTGGTTTATCGCCTCTGAGACTTCTTTATCGCGATCAAAGGGATAGTTTAATCATTCTTTTACAGACAGCTACTCTCAATGACGACATTAACCCGATACTCCTATATGCATTAGAAGAAAATGATCAAGATCTTTTGGAAATTATAATGGAAATTGATTTAGAAATCAACAGGTACTTGAAATCCGGAAAATCTGCACTTCATATCGCTTGTCAAAATGGCGATTTAGAAATTGCAAATGTATTAATAGAAAATAAGGCTAATGtgaatatttatacaaaacaagGCGAAACAGTGATGCAGCTCTCTTGTCTAAGTAAAAATTGTGACTTAGTGAAACTGTTGATAACTAAAGGGGCTAATATAGTCGATTATAAACAGTCTATAGTTTTACCGTCTCCTCTTCATATAGGAtgtcttttgaataattatgagATGTGCTCAATATTTCTTCAAAAGGATATTTGCATTGATGTTAATGCAAGTGAAAAACTAACATTACATGCCGCTTATTCGATTCGATCCCCTGAATATATCAATTCTTTATTGACAAAAGTTGGTCAGTGGCATGATACATGTGTAACTCCTTTAGAAATAGCATGCTTTGAACAAAACTTAGATATAATGGAGCTTCTATTAAACAGTGGAGCTGAACCAAACAGTTGTTTTGAAACAGAAAGTTTTCCACTATCTGTTGcctgtatttttaaaaatgaaaatatggtaGAAGTTTTATTGAACAACCATTCAAACGTTAACACTGCTACATGTATTGACGATGTATGTCTCACGATATTTCAATGTGAAATGGCAGTTGATATTATAGAAATAATTGCATATAAACGGTTTAATTATCTTAATATTCCTGAATTTCCAATATCAGCATTACATATAGCAAGCATCTGCAATAATGAGAATATTGTTAAGATGCTTTTAGATAGCAAAGCaagaataaatttaaaatgttctgtTAATCCAGTGATGCTTCAAATTTTAGCCAATAATTGTCAGAGCACTTATAGGCCTGAAATAGcattcaacaaatattttaattgcagTATTATTCACGATATTCTTCCTCTCCACATAGCTTGTTTAATGGGAAATGATAACATCGTCGAAATGTTGTTATTACAAAGCAACATTGCTAACCTTCCTAACTATATAGACAGTCCAATTCTAATAAACACAGACTAG